A single Sulfurimonas aquatica DNA region contains:
- the mltA gene encoding murein transglycosylase A translates to MKIAIYIFSIVMLFLGCSKEQNELINKFIDITFFEKSIDSNTSIPMVSTSEINATLKPKILSKKLPKTYLIESSYDELPNFHNENYEEALKQFKNNCRTKKSKKLYGELCLLAENVNDSKEFITNSFKPYFITTKNAKEEGLLTGYYEPELRASLKKSKKYKYPIYTTPNDLITVDLSSIYPKLKNYRLRGKVEGNKLIPYDTRAQSKTKGIDAEVLCYCDSKIDRFFLEIQGSGRVKLEDNRTMYIGYDNQNGHRYRAIGRYLVQKNELRLKDVSLQSIKEWLVENPSRLDEVLNYNKSMVYFKQRDQAATGSLGLELTPERSVAVDRRYIPLGSMLYLNADLKEKKISKLVFAQDTGGAIKGSIRADLFLGAGEKALEVAGRLKAPLKLWILLPKDEKKSI, encoded by the coding sequence ATGAAAATAGCTATCTATATTTTTTCCATTGTAATGCTCTTTTTAGGCTGTTCTAAAGAGCAAAATGAATTGATTAATAAATTTATCGATATTACTTTTTTTGAAAAATCTATAGACTCAAATACATCAATACCCATGGTGAGTACTTCAGAAATAAATGCCACTCTCAAACCGAAAATTTTATCAAAAAAGCTTCCTAAAACTTACCTTATTGAGAGTAGTTATGATGAGTTGCCAAATTTTCATAATGAAAATTATGAGGAGGCTCTGAAGCAGTTTAAAAATAATTGTAGAACTAAAAAAAGCAAAAAACTTTACGGAGAACTTTGCTTACTTGCTGAAAATGTAAATGATTCAAAAGAGTTCATAACTAATTCATTTAAACCCTATTTTATTACAACTAAAAATGCTAAAGAGGAGGGACTATTAACAGGGTATTATGAACCAGAACTTCGTGCATCTCTAAAGAAAAGTAAAAAATATAAGTACCCCATATATACAACACCAAATGATTTAATCACAGTTGATTTAAGCTCTATCTACCCTAAGTTAAAAAACTATAGACTTCGTGGAAAAGTAGAGGGAAATAAGCTTATTCCATATGATACTAGAGCTCAGAGTAAAACAAAGGGTATTGATGCTGAAGTACTCTGTTACTGTGACTCTAAAATAGATAGATTTTTTTTAGAGATACAAGGTTCAGGTCGTGTAAAACTTGAAGATAATAGAACTATGTATATAGGTTACGATAATCAAAATGGACATAGGTACAGAGCGATAGGAAGATACTTAGTACAAAAGAATGAGTTGCGTTTAAAAGATGTATCTCTTCAAAGCATAAAAGAGTGGTTAGTAGAAAATCCAAGTAGACTTGATGAAGTTTTAAATTATAATAAATCAATGGTTTATTTCAAACAAAGAGATCAAGCAGCCACTGGTTCTTTAGGTTTAGAGTTGACACCGGAGCGTTCAGTTGCAGTTGATAGAAGGTATATACCACTAGGGAGTATGCTCTACTTAAACGCCGACTTAAAAGAGAAAAAGATTTCTAAACTAGTTTTTGCTCAAGATACCGGTGGAGCTATTAAGGGTTCTATTAGAGCAGACCTCTTTTTAGGTGCAGGTGAAAAAGCATTAGAAGTAGCGGGAAGATTAAAAGCACCCCTAAAACTTTGGATATTACTTCCAAAAGATGAGAAAAAGAGTATATGA
- a CDS encoding phospholipase A: protein MKLIIAFFLTLSLYAAEMQNDKNLDLDVLKPKHDRAKVAMNNWLDGNFGLKPYKTNYILPYGIQENKYDSFTSDDYINVEAELQVSFKLQVAKDFFNLDERYFFSYTHRAFWQIYTESSPFRETNYSPEVFVVIPINDESIFKLRSVQLAYAHTSNGQGESHDKTLYTYHYQDPLNQSRSLNMLYAKLTFQHDTLVTDLEVIHRMKENIENDDNPSILYYIGFAELKLNYFLGDHMMTLKGRLSPYSEKGSVEYTHSYPAINDTYFYLKVFSGYGESLIDYDKHISKASFGFSFSR, encoded by the coding sequence ATGAAGTTAATAATAGCCTTTTTTCTGACACTGTCACTTTATGCTGCAGAGATGCAAAATGATAAAAATTTAGATTTAGATGTTTTAAAACCTAAACACGATAGAGCAAAAGTTGCAATGAATAACTGGCTAGATGGTAATTTCGGCCTTAAGCCTTATAAAACAAACTATATTTTGCCATATGGGATTCAAGAAAATAAATATGATTCTTTTACAAGCGATGACTATATTAATGTTGAGGCAGAACTACAGGTAAGTTTTAAACTCCAAGTAGCAAAAGATTTTTTTAATTTAGATGAGAGATATTTTTTCTCATATACACATAGGGCATTTTGGCAAATATATACAGAATCATCACCTTTTCGTGAAACAAATTATTCTCCTGAAGTCTTTGTTGTGATTCCAATCAATGACGAGTCTATTTTTAAGTTAAGAAGCGTTCAGTTGGCTTATGCACATACTTCAAATGGTCAAGGTGAATCTCATGACAAAACGCTCTATACCTACCATTATCAAGATCCTTTAAATCAATCACGTAGTCTAAATATGCTTTACGCAAAGCTTACTTTTCAGCATGATACTCTTGTAACCGACCTTGAAGTTATTCATAGAATGAAAGAAAATATAGAGAATGATGACAATCCAAGTATATTGTATTATATAGGTTTTGCTGAACTAAAACTCAATTATTTTTTAGGCGATCACATGATGACACTAAAAGGACGATTAAGTCCATACTCTGAAAAAGGCTCTGTTGAATACACTCATTCTTATCCTGCAATTAATGACACTTACTTCTATCTTAAGGTTTTTTCTGGTTATGGAGAGAGCTTGATAGATTATGATAAACATATTTCTAAAGCTTCATTTGGATTTAGTTTCTCGAGATGA
- a CDS encoding class II aldolase and adducin N-terminal domain-containing protein, whose protein sequence is MNKPHLKEILSSLALSMFRKDFFGIYHGSLSAKTETNRFLINTNEAVFDALHENSLIELYYKKDYRWNQASIDAGIHYSIYSQISEAKFICFSMPQFTTAYSLQHNVITPKDYFGFKEIGSIEIVDPKQFEDWYDRAASEIAYYFQSQKTNIMVIRGYGVYAYNRDIHEMAKKLAVLEKSCRLLMLDSQVSNYDYE, encoded by the coding sequence ATGAATAAACCACACCTCAAAGAGATTCTTTCTAGCTTAGCACTATCTATGTTTAGAAAGGATTTCTTTGGTATTTATCACGGTTCACTATCAGCTAAAACTGAGACGAATCGCTTTTTAATAAATACAAATGAGGCTGTCTTTGATGCCCTACATGAAAACTCATTGATTGAGCTCTATTATAAAAAAGATTATCGTTGGAATCAAGCAAGTATAGATGCAGGAATTCACTATAGTATATACTCACAAATTAGTGAAGCAAAATTCATCTGTTTTAGCATGCCTCAATTTACAACAGCCTATTCACTCCAGCATAATGTAATTACGCCAAAAGATTACTTTGGTTTTAAAGAGATCGGTTCTATAGAGATTGTAGATCCAAAACAGTTTGAAGATTGGTATGATAGAGCTGCCAGTGAAATAGCCTACTATTTTCAAAGTCAAAAAACAAATATTATGGTTATCAGAGGTTATGGCGTTTATGCTTATAACCGAGATATTCATGAGATGGCGAAAAAACTTGCGGTATTAGAAAAAAGCTGCCGACTACTTATGCTAGATAGTCAGGTAAGTAACTACGATTACGAGTAA
- the recR gene encoding recombination mediator RecR: MNSSLEKFNRLVDALQELPTVGKKSATRLAYHMIMNDTFVGMRISHAIEDALGSLKKCSECGGMSEDELCYICCDESRDSTLLCMVENAKDILLLEENGLFDGKYFVLDSLEELSIAHLEELVKRGVDEILFAITPSISNDAVILYIEDKLSAYNVNFSKIAQGVPTGVSLENIDLLSLTRALEDRVRV; encoded by the coding sequence ATGAACAGTTCATTAGAAAAATTTAATCGCTTAGTCGATGCACTTCAAGAGTTACCAACAGTTGGGAAAAAGTCAGCAACAAGGCTTGCTTATCATATGATTATGAATGATACATTTGTAGGTATGCGTATATCACATGCTATTGAAGATGCTCTTGGTAGTCTAAAAAAGTGTAGTGAGTGTGGAGGGATGAGTGAAGATGAACTCTGCTATATCTGCTGTGATGAATCACGCGACTCAACACTTTTATGTATGGTTGAAAATGCTAAAGATATACTTCTACTTGAAGAGAATGGTCTTTTTGATGGAAAATATTTTGTTCTTGACTCGCTTGAGGAGTTAAGTATTGCTCACTTAGAAGAGCTTGTTAAACGCGGGGTTGATGAGATACTATTTGCTATCACACCATCTATATCAAATGACGCGGTAATTCTTTATATAGAAGATAAGTTAAGTGCATATAATGTCAATTTTTCTAAAATTGCTCAAGGTGTTCCTACTGGAGTGAGCTTAGAAAATATTGATCTATTATCTCTTACTCGTGCGTTGGAAGACAGAGTGAGGGTATAG
- the dnaJ gene encoding molecular chaperone DnaJ produces the protein MEDLSYYEILEVTQSADKTTIKKAYRSMAKKYHPDKNPDDKEAEHKFKLCNEAYQCLSDDKQRSIYDRYGKEGLQGMGGGGRSSGGFDDLGSMFEDMFSGFGGGGSRRRQNPADMDKYPLDMNIDMRISFSEAIFGCEKEVDYSYKKSCKDCSGTGAKDGKLSTCKQCKGQGQVYMKQGFMTFSQTCPVCQGTGSAATDTCKSCRGSGYEEVKESVSIKVPKGIDSGNRLRVSGKGNIGKKGQRGDLYVTFEVEQDKHFIRDDNDVYIEIPVFFTQAITGETLTIPSLTGELELKLNVGTRDKQRFTFRDEGIDDVHGHGKGNLIAIINLQYPKTLNDEQFELLSKLQDSFGIESKPHEGVLDSAIEKMKSWFK, from the coding sequence ATGGAAGATTTAAGTTACTACGAAATATTAGAAGTCACACAAAGTGCAGATAAGACAACTATTAAAAAGGCCTATAGATCAATGGCTAAGAAGTACCATCCTGACAAGAATCCTGATGATAAAGAAGCTGAACATAAGTTCAAACTCTGTAATGAAGCGTATCAATGTCTTAGCGATGACAAACAGAGAAGTATCTATGACCGTTACGGTAAAGAGGGCCTACAAGGTATGGGTGGCGGAGGCCGTTCATCTGGTGGTTTTGATGATTTAGGTTCTATGTTTGAAGATATGTTTAGTGGCTTTGGCGGAGGAGGTTCTCGCCGTCGTCAAAATCCAGCAGATATGGATAAGTACCCGCTAGATATGAATATTGACATGAGAATTAGTTTTAGTGAAGCTATATTTGGATGTGAAAAAGAAGTCGATTATTCATACAAAAAATCTTGTAAAGATTGTAGCGGAACTGGTGCCAAAGATGGAAAACTTTCTACTTGTAAACAGTGTAAAGGACAAGGCCAAGTTTATATGAAACAAGGTTTTATGACTTTTTCTCAAACTTGTCCAGTCTGTCAAGGAACAGGAAGTGCGGCAACAGATACATGTAAAAGCTGTCGTGGAAGTGGTTATGAAGAGGTTAAAGAAAGCGTTAGCATTAAAGTACCTAAAGGTATCGACAGTGGAAATAGACTTCGTGTCTCAGGAAAAGGAAATATTGGCAAAAAAGGTCAAAGAGGCGATTTATATGTTACTTTTGAAGTTGAACAAGATAAGCACTTTATTAGAGATGACAATGATGTTTATATTGAAATTCCTGTATTTTTCACTCAAGCTATCACTGGTGAAACACTAACCATTCCATCACTAACAGGTGAGTTAGAGCTCAAACTTAATGTTGGAACAAGAGACAAACAGCGTTTTACTTTTAGAGATGAGGGTATAGATGATGTACATGGTCATGGTAAAGGAAATTTAATCGCAATTATTAACCTACAATATCCAAAGACACTCAATGATGAGCAATTTGAACTTCTTAGTAAGCTTCAAGACTCTTTTGGCATAGAATCAAAACCGCATGAAGGCGTACTTGACTCAGCTATTGAAAAGATGAAGAGTTGGTTTAAATAA
- the ftsA gene encoding cell division protein FtsA has translation MSRTVLAIDIGSTKICAIIAQIENDGSISITGAGTTKAQGLKRGSITNIELASRSIETAVEDAKRVAGSDVKSAIVSISGAYTKSLNSNGIVNIQTKEISFKEIERVMHTSLYNANIPNEYEVLHALPFNFKVDDQDFIEDPLGMNASRLEVETHIITTQKSNLNNLKKAVLGAGVEVENIVLNSYASSIATLNEDEKELGVAVIDMGGNTSNIAIHSGNSIRYNEFLGVGSNHVTSDLSMALHTPLNVADKVKLTYGSLLTPSNDLIELPVIGDEESTHEVSLDVVHNVIFARVEETLMILAQFIDNSGLKGQIGAGIVLTGGFSKMEGIRDLAIATFGSMPVRLAKPVEMNGLFDNLREAEYSSAIGLVMYSAVAYTPYEIDANKRVRHTNEKPTDNKSIDLTSAQIPVAPSEEDAQEIKMVNLDSSKEKKSDEAGGFSKFWNWATQLF, from the coding sequence TTGAGTAGAACTGTTTTAGCCATTGATATTGGCTCAACAAAAATATGTGCTATCATCGCTCAAATTGAAAATGATGGTAGTATATCTATCACTGGTGCTGGTACTACAAAAGCACAGGGCCTTAAACGCGGTAGTATCACAAATATCGAACTAGCTTCAAGAAGTATAGAGACTGCTGTTGAAGATGCAAAACGTGTTGCAGGTAGTGATGTAAAAAGTGCTATCGTTTCGATTAGTGGAGCATATACAAAAAGTTTAAACTCTAATGGTATTGTAAATATTCAGACAAAAGAGATTAGCTTTAAAGAGATAGAGCGCGTCATGCACACCTCTTTATACAATGCTAATATACCTAATGAATATGAAGTTCTACATGCCCTTCCTTTTAACTTTAAAGTAGATGATCAAGATTTCATAGAAGATCCACTTGGTATGAACGCTTCGCGTTTAGAAGTTGAAACACACATCATTACAACACAAAAGTCAAATCTAAATAATCTAAAAAAAGCAGTTCTTGGCGCTGGCGTTGAAGTTGAAAACATAGTCCTTAACTCTTATGCTTCTTCTATAGCAACACTTAATGAAGATGAAAAAGAGCTTGGTGTTGCTGTGATAGACATGGGTGGAAACACAAGTAACATTGCAATTCACTCAGGAAATTCTATACGATACAATGAGTTTCTTGGTGTAGGCTCAAACCATGTAACAAGTGACTTATCTATGGCACTTCACACACCATTAAATGTAGCAGACAAGGTGAAACTCACTTATGGTTCACTACTAACGCCAAGTAATGATCTGATAGAACTTCCTGTTATAGGTGATGAAGAGTCAACACATGAAGTCTCACTCGATGTAGTTCATAATGTTATCTTCGCAAGAGTAGAAGAGACACTTATGATACTAGCTCAGTTTATAGATAACAGTGGCCTTAAAGGGCAAATCGGTGCTGGAATTGTTTTAACTGGTGGTTTTTCAAAAATGGAAGGCATCAGAGATTTAGCAATAGCGACATTTGGTTCTATGCCTGTGCGTTTAGCAAAACCTGTAGAGATGAATGGTCTTTTTGACAATCTAAGAGAGGCTGAATACTCTAGTGCTATTGGCCTTGTTATGTACTCAGCAGTTGCATATACTCCATATGAGATAGATGCAAACAAAAGAGTAAGACATACAAATGAGAAGCCAACTGATAATAAATCTATAGATCTTACATCGGCTCAGATACCTGTTGCACCTTCGGAAGAGGATGCACAAGAGATAAAAATGGTAAATCTAGATAGTTCAAAAGAGAAAAAGAGTGATGAAGCTGGTGGCTTTAGTAAGTTTTGGAACTGGGCTACCCAGTTATTTTAA
- a CDS encoding peptidylprolyl isomerase, protein MITWMQRHKKWLIITIWVSTIAFVGAGFVGWGQYSYGDKAGAVAKVGEVEITMGELQKSYSRLYARYNEMFQGNFDEEKAKQFGLQKQALDQLIQQSLLVNLAHSYDLQISDKDLIASLKTQEYFFKDGSFDKETYKQVLSQNRLSTKEYEQSLTKELLIQKTLSLLPVKETKNEAKILSTILNIADKINYKVLTSADITIDTSDEKLKPFWQSRSQNFMSEVSYDVKYIKQDKVTEKFDDLTISQYYTNNKTHFKGEDGKILPLESAKSSIIDELNEKATKDKALRTYIAYKKGELDSGVAFNTATISKSNNPFNEDTIEKISKLSISSPYMKPILVNGTYYTFELIKTNPSIAKTFKDAKNEVLAIYISQTKKTKLQELANNSLETFSGTTTEFITASDSSKLTNLEVAQASEFLQNLFVSDKKRSYIELNSGKIVLYHILEQKMLDKSNNETDNTIASLKSGIFNEALIKSLKNRYKTEIFIQGL, encoded by the coding sequence ATGATTACATGGATGCAAAGACATAAAAAGTGGCTTATAATAACTATATGGGTTTCAACAATCGCGTTTGTTGGTGCAGGATTTGTTGGATGGGGACAGTATAGTTATGGTGACAAAGCTGGAGCTGTTGCCAAGGTTGGAGAAGTTGAAATCACAATGGGTGAACTTCAAAAAAGCTACTCACGTTTATATGCAAGATACAATGAGATGTTTCAAGGTAATTTTGATGAAGAAAAAGCAAAACAGTTTGGTCTTCAAAAACAAGCACTTGATCAACTTATTCAACAATCACTCTTAGTAAATCTAGCACACTCTTATGATTTACAAATATCTGATAAAGATCTTATCGCTTCACTAAAAACTCAAGAGTACTTCTTCAAAGATGGTTCATTTGATAAAGAGACATATAAGCAAGTTCTATCTCAAAATAGACTAAGTACAAAAGAGTACGAGCAAAGTTTAACAAAAGAGCTTCTTATCCAAAAAACTCTATCACTGCTACCAGTAAAAGAAACTAAAAACGAAGCTAAAATACTCTCTACTATTTTAAATATAGCTGATAAAATTAATTATAAAGTACTTACATCAGCAGATATTACAATTGACACTTCAGATGAAAAACTTAAACCATTTTGGCAGAGTAGATCTCAAAACTTTATGAGTGAAGTAAGTTATGATGTAAAATATATCAAACAAGACAAAGTTACAGAGAAGTTTGATGATCTTACAATTTCACAATATTACACTAACAATAAAACTCATTTTAAAGGTGAGGATGGAAAAATACTTCCTTTAGAATCAGCAAAATCAAGCATTATAGATGAGCTTAATGAAAAAGCGACGAAGGATAAAGCACTAAGAACATATATAGCATATAAGAAAGGAGAACTTGACTCAGGTGTGGCTTTCAACACTGCTACAATTTCAAAATCAAACAATCCTTTCAATGAAGATACTATAGAAAAAATATCTAAGCTGTCAATAAGTTCTCCTTACATGAAGCCTATTTTAGTAAACGGAACTTATTATACTTTTGAACTTATAAAAACTAATCCATCAATAGCAAAGACTTTTAAAGATGCAAAAAATGAAGTTTTAGCAATCTATATATCTCAAACTAAAAAAACAAAACTCCAAGAGTTAGCAAACAACTCATTAGAGACATTTTCAGGGACTACTACAGAGTTTATAACAGCAAGTGATTCTTCAAAATTAACTAATTTAGAAGTAGCACAAGCAAGTGAATTTTTACAAAATTTATTTGTAAGTGATAAGAAAAGATCTTACATAGAATTAAATAGCGGAAAAATTGTTCTTTACCATATATTGGAACAAAAAATGCTTGATAAATCTAATAACGAAACAGATAATACGATTGCTTCACTCAAGAGTGGTATCTTCAATGAAGCGCTTATTAAAAGTTTGAAAAATAGATACAAGACTGAGATATTTATCCAAGGACTCTAA